A genomic segment from Abyssibacter profundi encodes:
- the waaA gene encoding lipid IV(A) 3-deoxy-D-manno-octulosonic acid transferase yields the protein MSRPRMEVVYTTLARWSYTALFYLSVPLLLLNLLNRSRRQPAYRQRLAERFGWCTRAQTPTPVWLHAVSVGEVEAAAPLIRQLIGRYNNVPPLVTCGTPTGSERIRQLFGDQVRHCYLPFDLPTSVDRFLARNRPERAVIVEAELWPNLYAACHRRGVPLVLVNGRMSPGSFRNWSRVPRLARVMLGRITAVLAQHGDDAKRFVALGAPAGRVQASGNIKFDKELPENLSQRTADLRRALAWPDPTPPTWIGASVHPGEWPVLLDAFQRLRADWPTARLILVPRHPERFDAARAAAEDAGWRVRLRSEADGPKDYDVLIGDTMGELLVLLGLASVAFVGGSLVPVGGHNVLEPAALGMPVLFGPHRDSFRAAGDALVASDGGWEVEDAHAIVRHVHRLWSEPQALQATGEAARSVVTRNRGAVARVIQALDAIAAPSAVKD from the coding sequence GTGAGCCGGCCACGCATGGAGGTGGTCTACACCACGCTGGCCCGGTGGTCCTATACCGCGTTGTTTTATCTGTCGGTGCCGCTGCTGCTGCTCAACCTGCTCAATCGAAGCCGACGCCAGCCGGCGTATCGCCAGCGATTGGCCGAGCGCTTTGGCTGGTGCACGCGAGCCCAGACCCCCACACCCGTCTGGTTACACGCCGTTTCGGTCGGAGAAGTCGAGGCCGCCGCCCCGCTGATCCGGCAGCTAATCGGCCGCTACAACAATGTACCGCCGCTGGTGACCTGCGGCACGCCGACCGGTTCGGAGCGGATTCGTCAGCTCTTTGGCGATCAGGTTCGACATTGCTATCTACCCTTCGACCTACCAACCAGCGTAGATCGCTTCCTGGCCCGCAACCGACCGGAGCGCGCGGTCATCGTGGAGGCTGAGCTCTGGCCCAACCTGTACGCCGCCTGCCACCGGCGCGGTGTGCCGCTGGTTCTCGTCAACGGTCGCATGTCACCGGGCTCGTTTCGAAACTGGAGCCGCGTGCCGCGACTGGCGCGGGTGATGCTGGGACGCATCACGGCCGTTCTCGCCCAGCATGGCGATGATGCCAAACGCTTTGTCGCCCTTGGTGCACCGGCCGGCCGGGTACAGGCTTCAGGCAACATCAAGTTCGACAAGGAACTGCCGGAGAACCTCTCCCAGCGCACCGCCGACCTACGCAGGGCCCTGGCCTGGCCAGACCCCACCCCACCCACATGGATCGGTGCCAGCGTCCACCCCGGAGAATGGCCGGTGCTGCTGGACGCGTTCCAGCGCCTGCGAGCGGATTGGCCAACGGCGAGACTCATTCTGGTTCCGCGCCACCCGGAACGGTTCGATGCGGCGCGGGCCGCCGCCGAAGACGCCGGCTGGCGGGTTCGGTTGCGCTCGGAGGCCGATGGCCCCAAGGATTACGACGTGCTGATCGGCGACACCATGGGTGAATTGCTGGTGTTGCTCGGCCTGGCCAGCGTTGCCTTTGTCGGTGGCAGCCTGGTCCCTGTCGGGGGGCATAACGTGCTGGAACCCGCCGCGCTAGGCATGCCGGTGCTATTCGGTCCGCACCGGGACAGCTTCCGCGCCGCCGGCGATGCACTGGTGGCCTCCGACGGTGGCTGGGAAGTCGAGGATGCGCACGCGATCGTCCGTCACGTCCACCGCCTGTGGAGCGAGCCGCAGGCCTTGCAGGCCACCGGCGAGGCCGCCCGTTCGGTGGTCACGCGCAACCGGGGCGCCGTGGCGCGCGTGATCCAGGCACTGGATGCCATCGCCGCGCCCTCCGCTGTGAAAGACTAA
- a CDS encoding TetR/AcrR family transcriptional regulator: MTANQTRLTELDSLVDGGDEAFLLENLATDDPVQTRCMLAMIRIVARRGYPHATPQAIADVAGVTQTDFCRRFASLEGCFVHAYELSHFALVQAMRLAQQSLPATATWATRVEAVTDCMLDFFERSPDSTIALLGEIEHAGAVARLAHLQALRHLARLNRRLYELRRASDPTQPTLPLEVFELGTHGISRLVLQAARTRQLAQIRQLRPAILHVYHGLFACGRESLRPPPVEQLLA; this comes from the coding sequence ATGACAGCCAATCAGACCCGGCTCACAGAGCTGGATTCGCTGGTCGACGGTGGCGACGAGGCCTTTCTGTTGGAAAACCTGGCCACCGACGATCCCGTGCAGACGCGCTGCATGCTGGCGATGATTCGCATCGTGGCAAGGCGCGGCTATCCCCACGCCACCCCGCAGGCGATTGCCGATGTCGCCGGAGTGACGCAAACCGACTTCTGTCGCCGATTCGCCAGCCTCGAAGGCTGCTTTGTCCACGCCTACGAGTTATCCCATTTTGCCCTGGTTCAGGCGATGCGCTTGGCACAGCAGTCCTTGCCTGCCACAGCCACCTGGGCGACGCGGGTGGAAGCCGTGACCGATTGCATGCTGGATTTTTTCGAGCGCAGCCCGGATTCGACCATCGCCCTGCTCGGGGAAATCGAGCATGCCGGCGCGGTGGCCCGGCTTGCCCATCTGCAAGCGCTTCGCCATCTGGCCCGGCTTAACCGCCGGTTGTACGAGCTACGCCGAGCCAGCGATCCCACGCAGCCGACCCTCCCGCTCGAGGTGTTTGAACTCGGCACGCACGGCATCTCGCGGCTGGTACTCCAGGCCGCCAGAACACGTCAGCTGGCGCAAATTCGCCAACTGCGTCCTGCGATTCTGCATGTTTACCACGGGCTGTTCGCCTGCGGTCGTGAAAGCCTGCGACCGCCCCCGGTCGAGCAGCTCCTGGCCTAG
- a CDS encoding alpha-amylase, whose protein sequence is MPRLISTLHATVLGLALPCLAIGHEGATHDTADASPRPDAHAPIGVMAEHTHAAGEFMLSYRFAVMNMAGNRDGTDALSADEIATQTPNRFAGQPGQPPTLRVVPENMVMQMHMLGAMWAPSDRLTLMAMLPYLRKHMDHLTYAGGSGTTQLGRFTTVSEGLGDVSLGALASIVKTPVERLHTSFAIVAPTGDDEETAQVLAPNGMRPTLRLPYPMQNGSGAWAVRPGATYVRDAPTWSWGLQYQGTLYVSDADAGYQRGDVHQMTSWLAARLAPSLSMSVRLQLETEADIAGMDPAIRAPVQTADPARQGGERAETLFGANWQPRAAPAHRLALEAGYTVWQDLNGPQLERRQRLIMGYQYSW, encoded by the coding sequence ATGCCCCGTTTGATTTCCACCCTGCACGCCACCGTGCTGGGTCTCGCGCTGCCATGTCTGGCAATTGGCCATGAAGGCGCAACGCACGATACCGCCGACGCTTCGCCCCGCCCGGATGCCCACGCCCCCATCGGCGTGATGGCCGAGCACACACACGCCGCTGGCGAATTCATGCTCTCGTACCGGTTTGCCGTCATGAACATGGCGGGAAACCGGGACGGGACGGACGCACTGAGTGCAGATGAGATCGCCACCCAGACGCCCAACCGTTTCGCCGGCCAACCAGGCCAACCTCCAACGCTCCGTGTGGTGCCGGAGAACATGGTGATGCAGATGCACATGCTGGGTGCCATGTGGGCGCCCAGCGACAGGCTCACCCTCATGGCGATGCTGCCGTACCTGCGCAAACATATGGATCATCTGACCTACGCCGGAGGCAGCGGCACAACCCAGCTGGGGCGGTTCACCACCGTCAGCGAAGGACTCGGTGACGTCTCGCTGGGGGCACTGGCCTCGATCGTTAAAACCCCGGTCGAACGCCTGCATACCTCGTTCGCGATCGTCGCACCGACAGGCGATGACGAGGAAACCGCCCAGGTGCTCGCTCCCAATGGCATGCGCCCGACGCTGCGCCTGCCCTACCCTATGCAAAACGGTAGCGGCGCATGGGCGGTCCGACCGGGCGCCACCTATGTCCGGGACGCGCCCACATGGAGCTGGGGCCTGCAATATCAGGGCACGCTATACGTGAGCGACGCGGATGCCGGATACCAACGTGGCGATGTGCATCAGATGACCAGCTGGTTGGCCGCTCGCCTGGCACCGTCGCTGTCGATGTCTGTCCGGCTCCAGCTGGAGACCGAGGCCGATATTGCGGGGATGGACCCGGCCATCCGCGCGCCGGTTCAAACAGCCGACCCGGCGCGTCAAGGCGGGGAGCGTGCCGAAACCCTATTCGGGGCCAACTGGCAGCCGCGCGCCGCGCCGGCCCACCGACTCGCGTTGGAAGCGGGTTATACGGTTTGGCAAGATCTCAACGGTCCGCAGCTGGAACGCCGTCAGCGGTTGATCATGGGCTACCAGTACAGCTGGTGA
- a CDS encoding cytochrome ubiquinol oxidase subunit I, with product MDLTALLLSRIQFGLTIGFHILFPTLTIGLALLLLAHESLWLATKREIYLRSCQFWSRIFAVNFGMGVVSGIVLSYEIGTNFAGFSEATGNVLGPLFSYEVLTAFFLEAGFLGIMLFGWTRVPPWLHWLSTLMVAVGTLISAFWILAANSWMHTPAGFEIRDGVFYVTDWWAVVFNPSFPYRYVHMILASLLTTAFVAAGVGAWYVLRDRHAVFGRMTLRLAVITAAVLAPLQIVAGDFHGLNTLEHQPIKVAAMEGHWQTEAGVPLLLFAWPDEAAETNHFEIGIPRLASVILTHDPDGVLEGLTAVPAEDRPPVAPVFFAFRVMVGIGLLFLLLAYTGLWLLWRRRLYSQRGYLRMLVAASPLGFVAVIAGWITTEIGRQPWVVAGLMRTADSGSPTVQASEVATSLALFIGVYSLLLVVFIGVVLMLIRKGPSQEPEPAQQPRFSTA from the coding sequence ATGGACCTCACGGCATTACTGCTGTCGCGTATCCAGTTCGGTCTCACGATCGGCTTCCATATCCTATTTCCCACGCTGACCATCGGGCTGGCGCTGTTGCTGCTGGCTCACGAGTCGCTATGGCTGGCGACCAAGCGTGAAATCTATCTCCGCTCTTGCCAGTTCTGGTCTCGAATCTTCGCGGTCAACTTCGGGATGGGGGTGGTGTCCGGCATTGTGCTGTCCTATGAGATCGGCACGAACTTCGCCGGTTTTTCGGAAGCAACCGGCAATGTGCTTGGGCCCCTGTTTTCGTATGAGGTCCTCACGGCGTTCTTCCTGGAGGCGGGGTTCCTCGGCATCATGCTCTTCGGCTGGACACGCGTGCCACCTTGGCTGCACTGGTTGTCGACCCTCATGGTGGCCGTGGGCACGTTGATCTCAGCCTTCTGGATTCTGGCCGCCAATTCCTGGATGCATACGCCCGCCGGTTTCGAGATCCGCGATGGCGTGTTTTATGTCACCGATTGGTGGGCGGTGGTCTTCAACCCATCGTTTCCTTACCGCTACGTCCACATGATTCTGGCCAGCCTGTTGACCACGGCATTTGTGGCTGCTGGCGTCGGTGCCTGGTATGTCCTGCGAGATCGCCATGCGGTATTCGGACGCATGACGCTGCGTCTGGCGGTGATCACCGCTGCCGTCCTGGCTCCGTTGCAAATTGTTGCCGGGGATTTCCACGGGCTCAACACCCTGGAACACCAACCGATCAAGGTCGCGGCCATGGAGGGACATTGGCAGACCGAAGCCGGCGTTCCCCTGTTGCTGTTTGCCTGGCCTGATGAGGCGGCTGAGACCAACCATTTCGAAATCGGCATTCCGCGCCTGGCCAGCGTCATTCTCACGCATGATCCCGACGGTGTTCTGGAGGGGCTGACGGCGGTCCCGGCAGAAGATCGGCCCCCTGTGGCACCGGTGTTTTTTGCCTTCAGGGTCATGGTGGGTATTGGCTTGCTGTTTCTGCTGCTGGCCTACACAGGGCTCTGGCTGCTGTGGCGTCGCCGCCTTTACAGCCAGCGGGGCTACCTGCGCATGCTGGTGGCCGCGAGCCCGCTGGGCTTTGTTGCGGTGATCGCGGGCTGGATCACCACCGAGATCGGCCGCCAACCATGGGTGGTTGCCGGATTGATGCGGACTGCGGACTCCGGGTCGCCCACGGTGCAGGCGTCCGAGGTGGCGACCAGCCTAGCCTTGTTTATCGGTGTGTACAGCCTGTTGCTGGTGGTGTTCATTGGCGTGGTTCTGATGCTGATCCGCAAGGGGCCTAGCCAGGAGCCGGAGCCGGCGCAGCAACCACGGTTCTCGACGGCATGA
- a CDS encoding glutathione S-transferase family protein, with the protein MIVYGDARSGNCYKIALLASHLSLPLEWREIDVLSGQTRQPWFLRMNPFGKLPVVQLDDGTYLAESNAVLIHLAQHSTWWPTAPLDQARVLQWLFWEQYSHEPYIATSRFWLTISGRPEAFRAQLADRHPGGNAALDVLDAHLATHPWLVGRSPTVADIALYAYTHVAHEGGFDLAPRPALRAWLQRMQDTPGHAAMRSPGPHWSPPQGPMA; encoded by the coding sequence ATGATCGTGTACGGAGACGCCCGCTCGGGCAACTGCTACAAAATTGCACTGCTTGCCAGCCACCTGTCGCTGCCGCTGGAATGGCGCGAGATCGACGTGCTATCGGGTCAGACGCGACAGCCCTGGTTTCTGCGCATGAACCCTTTTGGCAAGCTGCCCGTGGTCCAGCTTGATGACGGCACGTATCTGGCGGAATCCAACGCGGTACTCATCCACCTGGCGCAGCACTCAACCTGGTGGCCCACTGCGCCACTTGACCAAGCACGCGTTTTGCAATGGTTGTTCTGGGAGCAGTATTCCCACGAACCCTACATTGCGACCAGTCGCTTCTGGTTGACCATCAGCGGCCGGCCCGAAGCCTTCCGCGCTCAACTGGCCGACCGCCACCCCGGTGGTAACGCGGCGTTGGATGTACTGGACGCACACCTGGCCACCCACCCTTGGCTGGTCGGCCGGTCACCGACCGTGGCGGATATCGCCTTGTATGCCTATACGCATGTCGCCCACGAAGGCGGCTTCGACCTGGCCCCGCGACCCGCGCTGCGCGCCTGGCTGCAACGGATGCAAGACACCCCCGGTCATGCGGCGATGCGCAGCCCGGGCCCGCACTGGAGCCCGCCACAGGGGCCCATGGCATAA
- the rarD gene encoding EamA family transporter RarD: MNRGLLAAFGAFLCWGVFPIYWKALDHVPALEIVAHRLVWCCLWVVLFLFVTRGARWLTRLLRRPRVLRNLTVSSALIGANWFLYIWAVNAGHIVETSLGYFINPLVNVMFGVLLFSERLNRRQWLAIGVAAAGVAYMTLAHGRLPWIALVLAASFGLYSVMRKITDVESMPGLAWESAVYFPVACAGLLWLAWSGDGAMGRVDWQTDGLLLLSGVLTAVPLILFAIAARQVPLSTIGVMQYLAPTLQLLCGTLLYDEPFTPVEAVGFGCIWTALAIYTADGLGAHWRRRALARARPVDALAAEPADAPTSGRSLQGRDVS, from the coding sequence ATGAATCGAGGTTTGCTCGCGGCGTTCGGTGCGTTTCTCTGCTGGGGCGTGTTTCCGATTTACTGGAAGGCCTTGGATCACGTGCCCGCACTGGAGATTGTCGCGCACCGTCTGGTCTGGTGCTGCCTGTGGGTGGTGCTGTTTCTATTCGTCACGCGTGGGGCACGCTGGTTGACCCGTCTGCTCCGTCGTCCACGGGTGCTGCGCAACCTGACGGTGTCCTCCGCGCTGATCGGCGCCAATTGGTTTCTGTATATCTGGGCTGTTAACGCCGGGCATATCGTGGAAACCAGTCTGGGGTATTTCATCAACCCGCTGGTCAACGTGATGTTCGGGGTGCTGCTGTTCTCCGAGCGGTTGAATCGTCGGCAATGGCTGGCCATCGGCGTGGCAGCTGCCGGCGTCGCCTACATGACACTGGCTCATGGTCGCCTGCCCTGGATCGCGCTGGTGCTCGCGGCCTCGTTCGGTCTTTACTCCGTGATGCGAAAGATCACGGACGTCGAGTCGATGCCGGGGTTGGCCTGGGAGTCCGCGGTCTATTTCCCCGTGGCCTGCGCGGGGTTGCTATGGCTGGCCTGGAGTGGCGATGGTGCCATGGGGCGGGTGGATTGGCAGACCGATGGGCTGCTGTTGCTGTCCGGCGTGCTGACGGCGGTGCCGTTAATCCTGTTTGCGATCGCGGCGCGACAGGTGCCGCTGTCGACCATCGGCGTCATGCAGTACCTGGCCCCGACATTGCAGTTGCTCTGTGGCACCCTGCTCTACGACGAGCCGTTCACGCCTGTTGAGGCGGTGGGTTTCGGGTGTATCTGGACAGCGCTGGCCATTTACACCGCGGACGGTCTGGGCGCCCATTGGCGGCGCCGAGCGCTGGCCCGGGCCCGGCCGGTGGATGCGCTGGCAGCCGAGCCCGCCGATGCACCGACTAGCGGTCGGTCTCTTCAGGGTCGCGACGTGTCCTGA
- a CDS encoding MFS transporter: MRQALLTIAALLVAAAILLAGNGLQNTLLSIRGNLEGFSLTAIGLLLSSFFVGFIAGCQLTPVFVKSVGHIRTFTALASIASAAALGHALLVDPVWWMLLRAVTGVCIAGLNMIIESWISERAPADKRGRVLAVYRVVDFSALLIGQMLLTLADPLGFALFALVSILISLALVPVALSTAVAPQPIKGARLNIRKLWAISPVAAAGSLSCGAANGAFWALGPVYVQQAGYEIGVIATFMSTVILGGALGQWPLGVLSDLVDRRRVIAGIAIGTMLGAGALALYGSLSLWLLLSVGVLFGAMSMPVFAISAALAHDRAEPGEYVETSGGLLLLYGVGAMIGPLVGAQVMEAAGASALFLYAAAVYAVFAVFTAAEMRRRPPVPFEEMAAYVPVPRTTPTVFELAPQDEVDDDVTPLPDGFRTRRDPEETDR, from the coding sequence GTGCGCCAAGCCCTGCTCACCATTGCTGCGCTGCTTGTGGCAGCCGCCATTCTGCTGGCCGGCAACGGGCTGCAGAACACCTTGCTGTCGATTCGCGGCAATCTTGAGGGGTTCTCGCTCACCGCGATCGGCTTGCTGCTGTCGTCATTTTTTGTCGGCTTCATCGCGGGTTGCCAGCTAACGCCCGTCTTTGTCAAAAGCGTCGGCCACATCCGGACCTTCACGGCGCTGGCTTCCATCGCGTCGGCCGCTGCGCTCGGGCATGCGCTGCTGGTCGATCCGGTGTGGTGGATGTTGTTACGCGCTGTCACCGGTGTCTGCATCGCCGGGCTGAACATGATTATCGAGAGCTGGATTAGCGAGCGCGCACCCGCAGATAAACGCGGCCGCGTGCTGGCGGTTTATCGGGTCGTGGATTTTTCCGCCCTGCTCATCGGTCAGATGCTGCTAACACTTGCCGACCCACTTGGGTTTGCCCTGTTCGCGCTGGTGTCCATCCTGATCTCGCTGGCCTTGGTCCCCGTGGCCCTCAGTACGGCCGTGGCACCGCAACCCATTAAGGGCGCCCGACTCAACATTCGCAAACTCTGGGCGATTTCTCCGGTCGCGGCGGCCGGCTCCCTCAGTTGTGGAGCGGCCAATGGCGCGTTCTGGGCACTTGGGCCGGTGTATGTCCAGCAGGCGGGCTACGAAATTGGTGTGATCGCCACCTTTATGAGCACGGTGATTCTTGGCGGTGCGTTGGGGCAGTGGCCGCTGGGGGTGTTATCTGATTTGGTGGATCGACGGCGCGTCATCGCGGGCATTGCCATCGGCACAATGCTCGGTGCGGGCGCACTGGCACTGTACGGCAGCCTAAGCCTCTGGCTGTTGCTGTCGGTTGGTGTGTTGTTCGGCGCGATGTCCATGCCGGTCTTCGCCATTAGCGCCGCACTGGCCCACGACCGGGCCGAGCCGGGTGAATACGTGGAAACCAGCGGCGGCCTGCTCCTGCTTTACGGTGTCGGTGCGATGATTGGCCCGCTGGTCGGCGCCCAGGTCATGGAAGCGGCGGGTGCATCGGCCCTATTTCTGTACGCAGCCGCAGTTTACGCCGTCTTTGCGGTGTTCACGGCGGCCGAAATGCGCCGCCGCCCACCGGTTCCCTTTGAGGAGATGGCAGCCTACGTTCCCGTGCCGAGAACCACACCGACCGTGTTCGAGCTCGCGCCGCAGGACGAAGTTGACGACGACGTCACCCCGTTGCCCGATGGCTTCAGGACACGTCGCGACCCTGAAGAGACCGACCGCTAG
- the cydB gene encoding cytochrome d ubiquinol oxidase subunit II — MIEQLPLLLAGAIAFGVTMYVLLDGFDLGVGILFPFADTEDDRDRMMNSLAPIWDGNETWLVLGGAVLFGAFPKAFAILTSAFYLPIMLMLIALVFRGVAFEYRFKFEDRRWWNLAFFAGSLLAAFAQGVVLGAYVQGATGPDHQFHWLGMFPLFTGVAVVIAYAMLGAAWLVMKTDGPLAILMRRRARGLLVASLVCVLLVSVWTPLLEPEIAARWFSFPNLFVLAPIPVATALTGWLVWIGLRDDSHDALAFVAAVGLFLLTLSGLAISLWPWIVPRSLTIGQAASPPESQVFLAVGLAAILPFVLAYTAHNYWVFRGKVPTGSGYH, encoded by the coding sequence ATGATTGAGCAACTGCCGCTGCTGCTGGCCGGCGCCATCGCGTTTGGTGTCACGATGTACGTGCTGCTCGATGGCTTCGACCTGGGGGTCGGGATTCTGTTTCCGTTTGCCGATACCGAGGACGATCGCGACCGGATGATGAATTCGCTGGCCCCGATCTGGGACGGTAACGAAACCTGGCTGGTGCTCGGCGGCGCGGTGCTGTTCGGTGCCTTCCCAAAGGCGTTTGCGATACTGACCTCCGCTTTTTATCTGCCCATCATGCTGATGCTCATCGCGTTGGTGTTTCGTGGTGTGGCGTTTGAGTACCGTTTCAAGTTTGAGGATCGCCGGTGGTGGAATCTGGCGTTCTTCGCCGGCTCGCTGCTGGCGGCGTTTGCCCAGGGGGTGGTGCTGGGTGCCTACGTTCAAGGCGCCACGGGACCGGATCACCAGTTTCACTGGCTGGGGATGTTTCCTCTATTTACCGGGGTTGCGGTCGTCATTGCCTACGCCATGCTGGGCGCGGCATGGCTGGTCATGAAGACCGATGGCCCGTTGGCCATTTTGATGCGTCGACGGGCCCGCGGTTTGCTCGTGGCCAGTCTTGTCTGTGTGCTGCTGGTCAGCGTATGGACGCCGTTGCTGGAGCCGGAGATTGCCGCACGCTGGTTCAGCTTCCCGAATCTATTCGTGCTGGCGCCGATTCCGGTGGCCACAGCATTAACGGGCTGGTTGGTGTGGATCGGGCTTCGTGATGACAGCCATGATGCGCTGGCGTTCGTCGCCGCAGTGGGCCTGTTTCTGCTTACGCTATCAGGCTTGGCAATCAGCCTGTGGCCGTGGATCGTGCCACGGTCGCTGACGATCGGACAGGCGGCCTCGCCCCCGGAGTCACAGGTGTTCCTGGCTGTTGGTCTGGCCGCTATTCTGCCGTTCGTACTGGCGTATACGGCGCATAACTACTGGGTCTTTCGCGGCAAGGTGCCTACGGGTTCGGGTTACCACTAG